Proteins from a single region of Butyrivibrio fibrisolvens:
- a CDS encoding radical SAM protein, with protein MKKEIKVLLIRPKYSSIVAHLEPLGLEYVAGLCRDMNIKCEILDEFQHSWFFRLERIKKKIREGGYNVVGFNANANTVDYILDRAAQLKKEFPDICIQVGGPEAELNYTDFCKDQIDIVYYDNGLKTQKNIWAAGLDPEVLDKQTGICFKKDGKWVVKEKGEPVDCFIVKPDRTEFYKGLKKNFIFMKGKFALSKASFSCPFNCNFCYCTKMNSGVYTEIDLDSVIEEVESIKHDKIWFVDDTFFFNKERVISFCEKIIEKGIKKQFMAYARADFIAENPDVLPLAYKAGFRDLLIGLEAVSDAQLKEYNKQTSRNDNILAIKHCHENNIVCNGLFVVSHTSTKEDFRNLLKFIKDNNLLWMVFGIFTPYKGTDAYEQYKDKLVNFKSKNRDGLHVTVPPEHMSAFMFQMRYYWLHVVTYPKIIVRTLFGTAYDTKKTGWF; from the coding sequence ATGAAAAAAGAAATAAAGGTCCTTCTGATAAGACCAAAATATTCATCAATCGTCGCACACCTCGAGCCTTTAGGACTTGAGTATGTGGCAGGACTTTGCAGAGATATGAATATTAAATGTGAGATCCTTGATGAGTTTCAGCATTCCTGGTTTTTCAGGCTCGAAAGGATCAAAAAGAAGATCAGAGAAGGCGGATATAACGTAGTCGGTTTTAATGCTAATGCCAACACGGTCGATTATATCCTTGACAGAGCTGCCCAGCTCAAAAAAGAATTCCCTGATATCTGCATTCAGGTAGGGGGACCTGAAGCAGAGCTCAATTACACTGACTTTTGTAAGGATCAGATAGACATTGTGTATTACGACAACGGCCTTAAGACCCAGAAGAACATATGGGCAGCAGGCCTTGATCCCGAAGTTTTGGACAAGCAGACAGGCATCTGCTTTAAAAAAGACGGCAAATGGGTGGTAAAAGAAAAAGGCGAACCCGTAGACTGCTTCATCGTTAAGCCTGACAGAACAGAGTTCTACAAGGGCCTTAAAAAGAATTTTATCTTTATGAAAGGAAAATTCGCTTTATCAAAAGCTTCTTTTTCCTGCCCATTTAATTGTAACTTCTGTTACTGCACCAAGATGAACAGCGGCGTATACACAGAGATAGACCTTGATTCTGTAATAGAAGAAGTCGAATCTATTAAGCACGACAAGATATGGTTTGTTGATGACACATTCTTTTTTAACAAAGAAAGAGTTATTAGCTTTTGCGAAAAGATAATCGAAAAGGGCATCAAGAAGCAGTTCATGGCATATGCAAGAGCTGACTTTATAGCAGAAAACCCTGACGTACTCCCGCTTGCATATAAAGCCGGATTCAGAGACCTTCTCATAGGTCTTGAAGCAGTAAGCGATGCCCAGCTCAAGGAATATAATAAGCAGACATCCAGAAATGATAACATCCTTGCGATCAAGCACTGCCATGAGAACAATATCGTATGTAACGGCCTGTTCGTAGTAAGCCATACATCTACCAAAGAGGATTTCAGGAATCTTTTGAAGTTTATCAAAGATAACAATTTGTTATGGATGGTATTTGGAATTTTCACTCCTTATAAGGGTACTGATGCATATGAGCAGTACAAGGACAAGCTCGTTAACTTTAAATCCAAGAACAGAGACGGCCTTCATGTTACAGTTCCACCGGAACACATGAGCGCATTTATGTTCCAGATGCGCTACTACTGGCTCCACGTTGTGACATACCCCAAGATCATAGTCAGGACACTCTTTGGAACAGCTTATGACACCAAGAAGACTGGTTGGTTTTAA
- a CDS encoding radical SAM protein (Presence of a B(12) (cobalamin)-binding domain implies dependence on cobalamin itself, in one of its several forms, or in some unusual lineages, dependence on a cobalamin-like analog.) has protein sequence MKIVLFRPRPHKETIGLQNVMICEPLELEYIASNVEPLGHEVVIVDMILEKKKIAYFLEKHKPDVVGVTGYIAHVNIIKDYARQVKEYSKDIVTIVGGVHAEVNPEDFEDPNIDYIIRANGIKTFISILKKLENLHEIDTVKNSIISKEDINENRNDDGSEDSKEKNNEAGIKSQEDLLPDRKSIVSKELNNAQEAVCQDDNPLDCVYTKGVNKAVKETTFNYLFPDRDKVSKYRKHYYYMFHRNCSLIKTSFGCPYNCKFCFCRQITDDKYFARSLENIIEELKTIPQTEVYIVDDDFLFNAERLMEFCDLLEKNNIHKKYLVYGRADFIANNEAAIKRLKEVGLRAVIVGLESCSSKDLDTYNKRTQVSINEKAVSILQKYDVECYGTFILGLDWTKEDFNALGRWIKKLGLIFVNLQPLTPLRGTEMYEQYRKDFIIREDEYEKWDLAHLVVKPMNLSVRKYYWYTMVLYYKITANPKSWWYMVKKYGLYDTLKLTVGAAKVNMQYFKKLL, from the coding sequence ATGAAAATTGTTTTATTTAGGCCAAGGCCCCATAAGGAGACGATAGGACTTCAAAACGTCATGATCTGCGAGCCCTTGGAACTTGAATATATAGCGTCCAATGTTGAACCACTGGGACATGAAGTAGTCATAGTAGACATGATCCTTGAAAAAAAGAAGATCGCCTACTTTTTGGAGAAACACAAGCCCGACGTAGTCGGCGTTACCGGCTATATTGCTCATGTAAATATCATTAAGGACTACGCAAGGCAGGTCAAAGAGTACAGTAAGGATATAGTAACAATAGTTGGCGGCGTCCATGCTGAAGTTAATCCGGAGGATTTTGAAGATCCTAATATCGATTACATTATAAGAGCTAATGGAATAAAGACTTTTATTTCGATTCTAAAAAAGCTTGAGAATCTGCATGAAATAGACACAGTAAAAAATAGCATTATTTCTAAAGAAGATATAAATGAGAATAGAAATGATGATGGAAGTGAAGATAGTAAAGAAAAAAATAACGAAGCTGGTATAAAATCTCAAGAAGACTTATTACCTGACCGGAAAAGTATCGTAAGTAAAGAATTAAATAATGCGCAGGAAGCCGTTTGCCAGGATGACAATCCCCTCGACTGTGTCTATACAAAAGGCGTAAATAAGGCGGTAAAAGAGACTACCTTCAATTATCTTTTTCCAGACAGGGACAAGGTTTCAAAATATAGGAAACACTACTATTACATGTTCCACAGAAACTGCAGTCTCATTAAGACATCCTTTGGATGCCCCTATAACTGCAAGTTCTGCTTCTGCAGGCAGATAACCGATGATAAGTACTTCGCAAGAAGTCTTGAAAATATAATAGAAGAGCTTAAGACAATTCCGCAGACAGAAGTATATATAGTCGATGACGACTTTTTGTTTAATGCAGAAAGGCTAATGGAGTTCTGCGACCTGCTTGAAAAGAACAACATTCACAAGAAATATCTTGTATACGGAAGAGCAGACTTTATCGCAAACAACGAAGCAGCCATAAAGAGGCTTAAGGAAGTAGGCCTAAGAGCCGTTATCGTAGGCCTTGAATCCTGCAGTAGTAAAGACCTTGATACCTACAATAAGAGAACTCAGGTTTCCATCAATGAAAAAGCTGTAAGCATCCTGCAAAAATACGATGTCGAATGCTATGGAACCTTTATCCTGGGTCTTGACTGGACCAAGGAAGACTTTAATGCTCTTGGAAGATGGATCAAAAAGCTCGGACTTATTTTTGTAAATCTTCAGCCATTAACGCCACTTCGCGGAACCGAGATGTACGAGCAGTACCGCAAGGACTTTATTATTAGAGAAGATGAATACGAGAAGTGGGACCTTGCCCATCTTGTTGTTAAGCCCATGAACCTTTCAGTCAGGAAGTATTACTGGTACACCATGGTCCTGTATTACAAGATCACAGCCAATCCCAAGAGCTGGTGGTATATGGTCAAAAAGTACGGACTCTATGACACCCTTAAGCTGACCGTAGGCGCTGCCAAGGTTAATATGCAGTATTTTAAAAAGTTATTATAA
- a CDS encoding GNAT family N-acetyltransferase, whose protein sequence is MRKRSDQDLIIREKSSDTSLMVRKLSEVPEDIQALIDGQAKEPFPFETELLRLCKKENLFEQEYYHVQKGSSKAFIIVYKMNLNIFTYGKMDLSLSTSVIGYPCSLSEPGFITNDTDLVLEFAKTLKGPVLILNTKEHRPHKDFVLGQTLPTCVFQNRFKTEDEYLCALRSHYRRRIKLAIKACSHLTVREITDDSIDVYQLYLNTYNKSDYKLEKLEKGFFDKVDATKIVFLKEDKPIGFVLLRKAEDKLIFMLCGMDYSEDTTDLYYYMLFHIIRYGIKHGCKTIDFGQTSEETKLKFGAALEKRYFYAHHSNGFINFLVKHGRYLLEYRYAFPDFCVFKDLKE, encoded by the coding sequence ATGAGAAAGAGATCTGACCAAGACCTTATCATAAGAGAAAAAAGTTCTGATACTAGTCTTATGGTAAGGAAGCTGAGCGAAGTCCCTGAGGACATCCAGGCACTTATAGATGGGCAGGCCAAAGAGCCTTTTCCTTTTGAAACAGAGCTGCTTAGACTATGTAAGAAAGAAAACCTCTTTGAACAGGAATACTACCATGTACAAAAAGGCAGTTCCAAAGCTTTCATAATTGTATATAAGATGAACCTTAACATTTTCACCTATGGAAAAATGGACTTATCGCTTAGTACAAGCGTCATTGGTTATCCATGTTCCTTAAGTGAGCCGGGATTTATCACAAATGATACGGATCTTGTACTTGAATTTGCAAAAACATTGAAAGGTCCTGTACTTATCCTTAACACAAAAGAGCATAGACCCCACAAGGACTTCGTTTTGGGGCAGACACTTCCTACCTGCGTCTTCCAAAACAGATTTAAGACAGAAGATGAATATCTATGCGCACTGAGAAGTCATTACAGAAGGCGCATAAAGCTTGCTATTAAAGCGTGTTCCCATTTGACAGTAAGAGAGATCACAGATGACTCTATAGATGTATACCAGTTATATCTAAATACATACAATAAGTCAGACTACAAACTTGAAAAACTGGAAAAAGGTTTTTTTGACAAGGTAGATGCTACCAAGATCGTATTCCTGAAAGAAGATAAGCCTATAGGCTTTGTACTTCTTAGAAAAGCAGAAGATAAGCTCATCTTCATGCTGTGCGGAATGGACTATTCGGAAGATACCACGGATCTTTATTACTATATGCTTTTTCACATAATAAGGTATGGAATAAAGCACGGATGCAAGACCATAGATTTCGGTCAGACATCGGAAGAAACCAAGCTTAAGTTTGGCGCAGCGCTGGAAAAGAGATATTTCTACGCGCATCATTCAAACGGGTTTATAAACTTCCTGGTGAAGCACGGAAGATATCTTCTTGAGTACAGATATGCCTTTCCGGATTTCTGCGTATTTAAAGATTTGAAAGAATGA
- a CDS encoding GNAT family N-acetyltransferase, whose product MEVIEVKDHKEQKLFLDFRRKLYKESSLYVDNNLFLIQELFSGKTSFVNDKEIYAFNVKDSNNIVCQGIVVYASDLSDYIQLCFFESLPGQDEAAKLLVDKAIEIGKKHNCKKLVIGLNGHVNYGLGLLCDHYDEKNTFSSAANPKFYNDYFDKMDLEKVYLCTYRSVTDHTRIERYASLLRKIKKNYEFKSFDKKNFDEYSKIYTDLNNQAFEGHRYYYKRNYKEDKEMLKELFLFMKEDSLIFAFKDGEPVGFVMWYPDYNELAKGGEVFGVRHFFRNIFMGRKIKYGKLMEYGVLPQHRKSGLVMGLLDQVYISMQGHGIQNLVSSWVLEENVDSNSVCQALCDEKYKRYVVYEKEI is encoded by the coding sequence ATGGAAGTAATAGAAGTTAAAGATCATAAGGAACAAAAGCTGTTCCTTGATTTTAGAAGAAAACTATATAAAGAAAGTAGTCTTTACGTAGACAACAACCTGTTCCTGATACAGGAACTTTTCTCCGGAAAGACAAGCTTTGTTAATGATAAAGAGATATACGCCTTCAATGTAAAAGATTCAAATAATATAGTGTGTCAGGGAATTGTTGTATACGCAAGTGACCTCTCTGATTATATCCAGCTTTGCTTTTTCGAAAGCCTTCCAGGCCAGGATGAAGCTGCAAAGCTGCTTGTTGATAAAGCTATCGAAATAGGTAAAAAGCATAACTGCAAAAAACTTGTAATAGGCTTAAATGGCCATGTTAACTACGGCCTTGGGCTTTTATGCGATCATTATGATGAGAAGAACACTTTCTCATCTGCTGCAAATCCAAAGTTCTATAATGACTATTTTGACAAAATGGATCTTGAAAAGGTATATCTTTGCACCTACAGGTCCGTGACCGATCACACAAGGATTGAGAGATACGCAAGCCTTCTTAGAAAGATCAAAAAGAATTATGAATTCAAATCTTTTGACAAAAAGAATTTTGATGAGTATTCAAAGATATACACTGACCTTAATAATCAGGCATTTGAAGGCCACAGATACTATTACAAAAGAAACTATAAAGAAGATAAAGAGATGCTTAAAGAGCTCTTTTTGTTCATGAAAGAGGATTCGCTTATTTTCGCATTCAAAGACGGAGAGCCGGTCGGATTCGTCATGTGGTATCCGGATTATAACGAACTTGCAAAAGGCGGAGAAGTGTTTGGTGTAAGGCACTTTTTCAGGAATATCTTTATGGGCAGGAAGATAAAATACGGAAAGCTGATGGAATACGGCGTCCTTCCGCAGCACAGGAAGAGCGGTCTTGTTATGGGACTTCTTGATCAGGTATATATCTCAATGCAGGGTCATGGAATACAAAACCTTGTATCATCCTGGGTTCTTGAAGAAAATGTCGATTCAAACAGCGTATGTCAGGCCCTGTGCGATGAGAAATACAAAAGGTATGTAGTGTATGAGAAAGAGATCTGA
- a CDS encoding acyl carrier protein, with translation MLDEFKKLMKEQYDIDNIELSSNFKTDFDLSSFDFIELICLVEERYGIEMDEDDYKSLNTVEDMITYIQEKIV, from the coding sequence ATGTTAGATGAATTTAAGAAATTAATGAAAGAACAATATGATATTGATAATATAGAGCTTTCTTCTAATTTTAAGACGGATTTTGACCTGTCATCATTTGATTTTATCGAACTTATCTGTCTGGTTGAAGAAAGATATGGAATAGAGATGGATGAAGATGATTATAAATCACTAAATACTGTCGAAGATATGATCACATATATCCAGGAGAAAATAGTATAA
- a CDS encoding AMP-binding protein, with translation MSFSYIDTVIYDNFGEMISGWNDRYPDKTAIRYFAKDTITDLKYRDVIQHIYNLYSYFGEKKLSGQHIAIVSENRFEYITIYLAAALDNVIVPLDKELDKETLKDMIKDFDVDVLFYTKKTGKKVSDLLEDPLIKAINIDDEYEKLSTGSYPSEDFFIRIKTIDKDKFSVLASTSGTDGKMKGVMLSQYNIATNVRGTLENNVLKSPTLSLLPMNHTYGFNPGILATLYNGTTVCLNLDLKYLLRDIKAFDPFFFEAVPMVFEGIYKNIVREAKKKNRYNLLCNMIKVSNFLLKFHIDLRHILFGNILNKRLRLVVSGGAALNPYYVEKYEELGIKLLNGYGMTECSPTIAVSRAANNVVGSAGTIMRHIDVRISDEGEIMVKGPCVMLGYYKNPEATRQSMEGEYFKTGDLGYVADDKVIFVTGRKKNLIIRSNGKNFSPEAVEKKILELPYVNECIVTSRAVKSNEIIVAKVYMEKPADTLDEDIKKINKDLPGFMNIDKVEVMDQEFEKNSTRKIKRNKYEN, from the coding sequence ATGAGTTTTTCATATATAGATACGGTCATTTACGACAACTTTGGCGAAATGATTTCAGGCTGGAATGATCGCTATCCTGATAAGACGGCGATCAGGTATTTTGCCAAAGATACCATAACAGATCTTAAGTACAGGGACGTAATACAGCATATCTACAACCTGTATTCTTATTTTGGTGAAAAGAAATTAAGCGGGCAGCACATAGCCATAGTTTCTGAGAACCGATTCGAATATATCACCATTTACCTGGCAGCAGCGCTTGATAACGTAATAGTACCACTGGACAAAGAGCTTGATAAGGAAACTCTTAAAGACATGATAAAAGACTTTGATGTCGACGTCCTTTTTTATACCAAAAAGACAGGCAAAAAAGTTTCCGACCTTCTTGAAGATCCTTTGATCAAAGCGATAAATATCGATGATGAATACGAGAAACTAAGCACAGGTTCGTATCCTTCTGAAGATTTTTTTATCAGAATAAAAACTATTGATAAGGACAAATTCTCTGTTCTTGCGTCAACTTCAGGTACTGACGGCAAGATGAAGGGAGTAATGCTGTCCCAGTATAACATCGCAACTAATGTTCGGGGAACTCTTGAAAATAACGTCCTAAAAAGTCCGACACTATCACTCCTCCCCATGAATCACACCTACGGCTTTAATCCGGGAATTCTCGCAACTTTGTACAATGGAACAACAGTATGCTTAAATCTCGACCTGAAGTACCTTTTAAGGGATATCAAGGCATTCGATCCGTTTTTCTTCGAGGCTGTTCCCATGGTCTTTGAAGGAATTTATAAAAATATCGTTCGCGAAGCTAAGAAAAAGAACAGATATAACCTTCTTTGCAACATGATAAAGGTAAGTAACTTCCTGTTAAAGTTCCACATCGATCTAAGGCACATCTTGTTCGGGAATATATTAAATAAAAGGTTAAGGCTTGTCGTAAGCGGCGGAGCAGCCTTAAACCCCTATTATGTTGAGAAATATGAAGAGCTTGGAATAAAGCTCTTAAACGGTTATGGCATGACCGAGTGCTCACCTACGATCGCGGTAAGCAGGGCAGCCAATAACGTAGTTGGAAGCGCCGGAACCATCATGAGACATATCGATGTCAGAATCTCCGATGAAGGAGAGATAATGGTCAAGGGTCCTTGCGTTATGCTTGGATACTACAAGAATCCCGAAGCCACCAGGCAGAGCATGGAAGGCGAATATTTTAAGACGGGCGATCTTGGCTATGTCGCAGACGACAAGGTCATCTTCGTTACAGGACGCAAGAAGAACCTGATAATCCGCAGTAACGGCAAGAATTTTTCTCCTGAAGCTGTAGAGAAAAAGATATTGGAGCTTCCTTACGTTAACGAATGCATCGTAACAAGCAGAGCCGTTAAAAGTAATGAGATCATAGTAGCCAAAGTCTATATGGAAAAGCCTGCAGACACCCTTGATGAAGATATAAAGAAGATAAATAAAGATCTTCCCGGCTTTATGAACATAGATAAGGTCGAAGTCATGGACCAGGAATTTGAGAAAAACAGTACCCGCAAGATAAAAAGAAATAAGTATGAAAATTGA